From the genome of Culicoidibacter larvae, one region includes:
- a CDS encoding glycoside hydrolase family 13 protein, with translation MEKKWWQSAVVYQVYPRSFYDSDDDGVGDIRGVIEKLDYIDALGANVIWLNPIFHSPNDDNGYDISDFYGISPIFGTMDDVEELIQKAHLRGIKIIFDLVMNHTSDEHPWFIESRSAQSNFYRDFYIWQDGGPNGEPPTNWEGFFGGSVWEYDEVSKQYYMHLFSKKMPDLNWTNPDVREAIYDIARFWSNKGIDGFRVDAIIHIAKDMTFPQAENLTERPYVLADEYYANLPKVHDYVQEFNREVIAPSNHLMTVGEGSTATVSEGIKYSDPARKEFDMIITFAHLSLDYDYSVTYVPPKWATKPMDLNAFKAKMMEWQHGLFGNGWNTLYWNNHDMPRVVSRFGDVGEYWKESAKMLATLMYLQWGTPYILQGEELGMTNTNYSDISDYRDVEVFTLYDQAVVRGGRSHDEIMTMIHDRCRDNARTPMQWDAAEHGGFSHVEPWIKTNENYKTINVEAEMNDPDSILNHYRKVLQLRHDYELFIYGTVELVLEDDERVYAYIREYEEERVLVICNFYGTEREIPFTWDVKEVMLSNYDLKTASAGTYLLRPYESIVYKL, from the coding sequence ATGGAAAAGAAATGGTGGCAAAGTGCAGTCGTCTATCAGGTTTACCCAAGAAGTTTTTATGACAGCGATGATGATGGTGTTGGTGATATTCGTGGGGTTATTGAGAAGTTAGATTATATTGATGCATTGGGGGCGAATGTTATTTGGCTGAATCCGATTTTTCATTCGCCAAATGATGATAACGGTTATGATATCAGCGATTTTTATGGAATATCGCCGATTTTTGGAACGATGGATGATGTTGAAGAGTTAATTCAGAAAGCTCATTTACGCGGTATTAAGATTATTTTTGACTTAGTGATGAATCATACTAGCGATGAGCATCCTTGGTTTATTGAGTCCCGTTCGGCGCAGTCGAATTTTTATCGTGATTTTTATATTTGGCAGGATGGCGGACCGAATGGTGAACCCCCGACTAACTGGGAAGGTTTTTTTGGCGGTTCAGTTTGGGAATATGATGAAGTGAGTAAGCAGTATTATATGCATTTGTTCAGCAAGAAAATGCCGGATTTAAACTGGACCAATCCAGATGTTCGTGAGGCGATTTATGATATTGCCCGATTCTGGAGTAATAAAGGAATTGATGGCTTCCGAGTGGATGCAATTATTCATATTGCTAAGGACATGACTTTTCCGCAGGCAGAGAATTTGACTGAGCGCCCATATGTTTTAGCTGATGAATATTATGCTAATCTGCCTAAGGTTCATGATTATGTGCAAGAGTTTAATCGTGAGGTTATTGCCCCTTCTAATCATTTGATGACTGTTGGTGAAGGTTCTACCGCAACTGTTAGTGAAGGAATTAAGTATAGTGATCCGGCACGTAAAGAGTTTGATATGATTATTACTTTTGCTCATTTGAGTTTAGATTATGATTATTCCGTGACTTATGTGCCGCCGAAGTGGGCAACAAAGCCAATGGATTTGAATGCTTTTAAGGCTAAAATGATGGAGTGGCAGCACGGCTTGTTTGGTAATGGCTGGAATACTTTATATTGGAATAATCATGATATGCCACGTGTGGTTTCACGCTTTGGTGATGTTGGCGAGTATTGGAAAGAAAGTGCCAAAATGTTGGCAACTTTAATGTATTTACAATGGGGAACGCCATATATTTTGCAAGGTGAGGAACTGGGGATGACTAATACTAATTATAGCGATATTAGTGATTATCGTGATGTTGAAGTATTTACTTTGTATGATCAGGCGGTTGTTCGTGGCGGTAGAAGTCATGATGAAATTATGACGATGATTCACGACCGTTGCCGTGATAATGCGCGTACGCCAATGCAGTGGGATGCGGCGGAGCATGGTGGTTTTTCTCATGTAGAACCATGGATAAAAACCAACGAGAATTATAAAACTATTAATGTTGAAGCGGAAATGAATGATCCTGATTCGATCTTGAATCATTATCGTAAAGTATTACAGTTGCGGCATGATTATGAATTATTTATTTATGGTACGGTGGAGTTAGTCCTTGAAGATGACGAGCGCGTATATGCTTATATCCGTGAATATGAAGAAGAGCGAGTATTGGTAATTTGTAATTTCTATGGTACCGAGCGTGAAATTCCTTTTACATGGGATGTGAAGGAAGTAATGCTAAGTAATTATGATTTGAAAACAGCAAGTGCGGGAACGTATTTGTTACGTCCATATGAAAGTATTGTATATAAGTTGTAA
- a CDS encoding CPBP family intramembrane glutamic endopeptidase, protein MNEKLKVSQWIRIAAAVIIYFGTTELMLLRLPVDYFLLSLVDAGVISLTLANSAYMLALYIWITVPGVILVFFKLRSSARQLSKTWYWIGIGWFVSMVAALLSGMIVSMFTTDQSANQSMLNEAMKIAPVLTILPIVFGGPIIEEIIFRYALQDVFFGGFFDLIFHKLFKLNPDSKAYRIVKAGITIFAAAILFGLIHVIGDGKGDYIYLITYGAAGIALGLIYQFSNKNLLVAMGAHMLYNITSVLLTLLMGIA, encoded by the coding sequence ATGAACGAAAAACTAAAAGTAAGTCAATGGATTAGAATTGCAGCGGCGGTTATCATCTATTTTGGTACAACTGAACTGATGTTGTTAAGATTACCGGTAGATTATTTTTTACTTAGTCTGGTTGATGCTGGGGTTATCAGTTTAACTTTGGCAAATAGTGCTTATATGTTGGCTTTGTATATTTGGATTACTGTTCCGGGAGTTATTTTAGTTTTCTTTAAGTTGCGTTCGTCGGCAAGACAATTGAGCAAGACTTGGTACTGGATAGGTATTGGCTGGTTTGTTTCAATGGTTGCTGCGTTGTTAAGCGGAATGATTGTGTCGATGTTTACTACCGATCAATCAGCGAACCAGTCAATGCTGAATGAGGCAATGAAAATAGCACCGGTATTAACAATTTTGCCAATTGTATTTGGTGGGCCGATTATTGAGGAAATTATTTTCCGTTATGCTTTACAAGATGTATTCTTTGGTGGTTTCTTTGATTTAATTTTCCATAAATTGTTTAAACTGAATCCTGATTCAAAAGCTTATCGAATTGTCAAAGCCGGCATTACTATTTTTGCCGCAGCGATATTGTTTGGGTTGATTCATGTTATTGGTGATGGTAAAGGTGATTACATCTACTTGATTACTTATGGAGCGGCGGGAATTGCTTTGGGATTGATTTATCAATTTTCAAATAAAAACCTTCTTGTTGCTATGGGTGCACATATGCTCTACAATATCACAAGCGTGTTGCTAACTTTATTGATGGGTATTGCCTGA
- a CDS encoding serine hydrolase domain-containing protein: protein MKEFKIFTEQLMKDYSAAGLRAALFTKDGTIKYQRSFGYRDIDEQRQISADSLFGVASVTKSFTALAIMQLVEAGRVELDALVSVYIPEFENKRGVTVRHLLSHSGGFFPQHRTTVYEVAEKLGLEPQVEDLAFSNELAMAGSKEICRLLDAATEFCGAPGAFLSYSNDGYGLLTEIVRRVSGYETYAAYLEACILKPLGMTRSTIAMLAPQHDTDVATLYWNENGELKSTLDFYDNAFVMMGGGALKSTLNDLMKYVCMYLHGGVTQSGEQLLSQAGIEQMSAPAIRYNAQSNYGFGLAIETIGGQKCVGHGGGLTGVSSQILWSAEVGLGVVVLCNTSAVPVSLVASRLLALGLSAEIVKPEYSFIEDAGFIEQVAGVYASDEEDSCVQVVFDEEGLRVWLGATVYPARLTDRYQVVIEKPYSDVVLEFNQEHRWVRLGGRLLPKQ from the coding sequence ATGAAAGAGTTTAAGATATTTACTGAACAATTGATGAAGGATTATAGCGCTGCCGGTTTAAGGGCGGCGCTCTTTACAAAAGATGGCACAATTAAGTACCAGCGTAGTTTTGGATATCGAGATATTGATGAGCAACGACAAATCAGTGCTGATAGTTTGTTTGGTGTTGCCTCAGTTACTAAGTCATTTACTGCACTTGCGATTATGCAGTTGGTTGAGGCAGGTCGAGTTGAGTTAGATGCACTGGTCTCAGTATACATACCCGAGTTTGAAAATAAGCGCGGAGTTACAGTCCGTCATTTGCTCAGTCATAGTGGCGGCTTTTTTCCGCAACATCGAACGACAGTTTATGAGGTAGCGGAGAAGCTGGGACTTGAACCGCAGGTTGAAGATTTAGCATTTAGTAATGAGTTGGCTATGGCCGGAAGTAAGGAAATATGTCGACTTTTAGATGCAGCAACTGAGTTTTGCGGGGCACCGGGAGCATTTTTAAGTTACAGCAATGATGGCTATGGCTTACTGACTGAAATTGTGCGGCGAGTTAGTGGATATGAAACCTATGCAGCTTACTTGGAAGCTTGCATATTGAAGCCGCTTGGTATGACGCGTTCTACTATTGCGATGTTGGCACCGCAGCATGACACCGATGTAGCGACGCTTTATTGGAACGAAAATGGTGAACTGAAAAGTACGCTCGATTTTTATGATAATGCTTTTGTTATGATGGGTGGTGGCGCGCTGAAGTCGACACTCAATGACTTGATGAAATATGTGTGTATGTACTTGCATGGTGGTGTCACTCAAAGTGGTGAGCAATTGTTGAGTCAGGCAGGCATTGAGCAGATGAGCGCGCCGGCAATTCGTTACAATGCTCAGTCGAATTATGGATTTGGTTTGGCGATTGAAACGATTGGCGGGCAGAAGTGTGTCGGTCATGGCGGCGGCTTGACCGGGGTATCGTCGCAGATATTATGGTCAGCGGAGGTTGGCCTTGGTGTGGTTGTGCTGTGTAATACATCGGCAGTGCCGGTATCACTTGTTGCCAGCCGTTTGCTTGCGCTTGGTCTTAGTGCTGAGATTGTAAAGCCAGAATATAGTTTTATTGAGGATGCGGGCTTCATTGAGCAAGTTGCCGGGGTATACGCCAGTGATGAGGAAGATAGTTGTGTGCAGGTTGTTTTTGATGAAGAAGGGCTTCGGGTGTGGTTAGGTGCGACGGTTTATCCGGCGCGCCTAACCGATCGGTACCAGGTAGTGATTGAGAAGCCTTATAGTGATGTGGTTCTGGAGTTTAATCAGGAACATCGTTGGGTGCGTTTAGGTGGGCGGTTGCTGCCTAAGCAATAG